The window AACCTGTTAGCGGAAACGCAAAGCGTGAGCAGATCTCCGGGAATcacttcatttccttttccatcGGCTCGTCGGTGAATGTTTAAGATTAAAAGCCCCCCCCGAGGTCTCCAGAGAGCTGCTGCTCGGTTTGGATGCCTCCCGGCAGACTCCCTGGGGGAGGGTTATTCCGGGCGTGTCCCACGGGCCAGGGCTAGAGGGACTAAAAGTCTCTCCTGGTTTACGAATCCTTTGCTGTAACCGGGGAAACGGACGCCTTTAAACACGCCGATGGACGTTTGatccggcgccggcgccgtctGGCGTGTCCGCCCTCTGCGCCGGAGCGGGAACGTCCCCGCGTTGGACGCTGCACTCGTCTGTTCCCAGAGGTGAGGCGGCAGGTGGTCGAAATGCATGAGCGTCACTGAGCTCCTCCACGCTGGAGAAAACtaaaagcaggaggaggaggaggaggagcctcgcTCTGCTTTCAGACAGGCAGATGCAGCGAAGCGGGTTTTCTGATTGAACTGGGAAAACATCAAAGTAAACAGAGCGAAGCGCCCCCTGCATGACTCCTGCGGGGCTTGCAGAGCGAAGCCGCCGTGGTCGTGGTCGCTCCACGGCAGCTTCGTGGCGCCGCAGAAGCTTCACTGATGCAATGGAGCGCGACGGCGCCGCCTCCTGAGCCTCTGAACGTTGGCGAATTAGGCAAGGACGCTTCAAGGTCGGATTAGTCCATGTGAAAACATTAACCTCTGAAGGTGGCGCCGTCCAGAAGCCAGCGGGGAAGCCATCCGGACGGCCATCCTGCCGGTTCCGGCACCGACGGATGCTGCATTCCTCGTCCGACTTCAGATGCATCGTTTTCTGTATTCGTGAATCTCTCCTCACCAGCCTGCCTCTCCAACGTTTCGTTGTGATATCcctctctgtgcccccccccttctgggagcatctctggtgtgtgtgtgtgtgtgtgtgcgtgtgggggggggtcccatcATGTATTCTTCGTCTCTattccatcctcttcctctgaaaTTTGACACCATGGCCTCCGGCCTGCAGGCTGGCCTATTTGCTATTCTGAACACATTTTGCCGGCTGTCCAAAGGgcaacgtgcccccccccccccccccggtgatgGAGAAGAGGCCGACTGTCCATCCGTCCAGAACAACACAATAACCCTCCTCTGCATTATTCATATCTCATCACAGCACTTAAGAATGCGCCGGAATACTAATAGTCaagaagaagtgtgtgtgtgtgtgtgtgtgtgtgtgtgtgtgtgagagtgtgtgtgttgtaattaCACACATTAAATGTCCCAAACGGCAGAGACACGAGGATCCGGTCCGTGTGCATCGATGCTCGATGTTTTCTATTTCTAACCGTGTTAATGCAAACATCCGACGGGCCTGAATCCGACGGGCTGAATCCGACGAGCCTGAATCCGACGGGCCTGAATCCGACGGGCCTGAATCCGACGGGCTGAATCCGACGGGCCTGAATCCGACGGGCTGAATCCGACGGGCCTGAACGCATCGCCGGCGGCCGTTGCAGCTCACCTGCTCGTCGCTGCGATGGTAGTCATTGTCCTCCTCTGGGCTTCTCCTCTCCCGCCTCCTTATTGGCCGTCTCCTCCGATTTTGCATCGCCTGTGCAGAGAAAGCAacaagggggggtggggggggggtcagtggaggtttctgtttgtgttgcagtcGATCCTGATGCTGGGTGCTCATTTATAGTGAAACAGTCAGGAGCTCCGGCTGAACGTGGGTTGGGCTTTAATTTGGACCAGGGACCGTTGAAACGGGATGAAAAGGAGGGAATGACTGCGCCTCTAAAATCAGCACCTATTCTTCCTTTGGGATggtttaaagtgtgtgtgtgtgtgtgcgcgtgtgtgtgtgcgtgtgtgcgtgtgtctcaaCCCGTCGGCGGCGCCGACAAGGAGGGAGAAGCCGGAGCGCCGTGCTGCTTCCATGTGAGGCTTAATTACCAAAATCAGAGTGGAGGATTAATCGAGCGATTAGGCCTGCCAGCATGACGGTATGACGGTCCTgtaggtacccccccccccccaggaagcagGCCGGGAATGAACCGCCTGGATCTCTAGTGATTCCCGTCTTCCAGGGCGGGGCTCGTCTCTGCTTCAGGACTTTGAGCGGTTTCACCTGAaccccactgggggggggggggggggcatcgtacCGTTGCGCTGATCGAGGTGAGCCTTCACGCTGCAGAGCTCCCCCTTAATGTCTCCAGGAACCTCCATCCCCAACTTCTGGTAGAACTCCCTCTGCTTCTTTATCTCCGCTGCATGAGAGGAACAATCAGGAAGCGGTTAGACTCTTCCCGCACTGATGgttcaatgggggggggggggggcgggggggcgtgAACACACTCGGGGTGCAGACGAGACAGAACTCACCCTCCTGAAGTCCCGGCACCAACTTGTAGACGATGTCTTGCATCGTTCTGTCATGGCTGCAAGTAAAAAGGTAAAGAGGGGAAATCACAGTTTGAATTTCGTGGCTAATTTTCACGGGAATgttttcagccccccccccccccccccccccaccaacccagCCAGCGAACAGACGCCCGGTCGTCCGTCCGCTGCGACACTCTGGCGGCGAAACGCTTAAAAACCGCCTCGCGCTCGTCTCATCCAGTGGGAGACGTTTGctccaggaagcagcagaacagcgccccctgctggacggcaCTGGTAGCTAGTAGACTCCAGATTTATAAGGTGTGCTCATagtgtgaaatgtgttttggggggggggggggtttgttgcTACCGTATTTACAGACGTGGATTTATTTGCTTCCCGGAACTAAACTAGACTAAAACTCTGTTTTAACCAGAATCCTTTGATGTGTGTGATGAAAAAGGGAGACAAGCTCAGCGGGGTTGGTGTCTGATTGTTGGGGGGGGTCGGAGCGTGATTCTGAGTTTGTGATCAGCCGTCATGATGGGCAGACGCGTCTCGTGTGTCGTCTGTTCAGATCGCTTGTGATGTTTCCATCAGCTCCAATTTCCTGCAAACATCAGAGCTGATGCATCtcagccagacccccccccccccccatattctTTAATGTGTGTCTCACCCGATGTACTGCAGTGGATGGCTCTGATGGATAACTATCCTGCAGGTGGGACACGTATTGTTCTCCTCCAGGTACTTCACTAGGCAGCTCCTGCAGACTGGACAGACACGCAGGTGTGAAACCAGAgccgctgaccccccccccccccaattaaacATTTCGTTTGTTCTCTGAGTGTCGAACAATCGCCCCGAGCAGGCAGGTTTTATCTCTAGAGCACCGTTCAGATGTGGGATGAGTCAtagaggataaaaaaaacaacaaagtagAAAGAGCAcgacagaaaaacaagcaaagcGAACATCCtaaaagggaaataaactaAATGCAGAAACGAGAAAGGGATCTGAGCTGAATTGATGTGGCGAATATATCAGACAAAGCCGAAGGTGGGTTTTACAATCCATCCTTCTGCCGCCGCGTCTGAACAAAGTTTCAGAATAcgaaacagaaaacacagaaatgaaatgtctcCGTTCCGTTCGGACTGAAATCCTTTCATTCTCAAGATTTAGGGCTTGATCTGCAGATTCTGGTTCTGGGAGTTGACTTTTAATCTTCTTTTGGGCcgcagacaaaaaaataatgtaatcccccccccccccattcagctGCGGAATAAACGCATTAAAGGCTGAATCATTTCTCTGGATGTAATTCGGATCCATTTCCTCTGCAGTTATAAAAACAAGCAGTCGTTGTACTTTGATTAGTTTTCCCGtcattaaaataattacttCGTCTACAcagctgcaacaacaacaacaacaacaacaacacaacaactgATTGCTTCGTCAACAAACAAACCACTTACACAATTTCTAatttcatgataatgatgatgtaCAAATCACCCGACCTTCCACCTCtggaaacattcacacacacacacacctacacagacgcgcacacacacacacacacacacacacacctacacagacgcacacgcacacacacacacacacagggacgtGTTCCGTGCGGAACACAACCCGGCCCTCCATctcagagcagctgcaggggcGACGTGATGAGAATCTCTGTCCTCTAAAAAGCGAGGCCTCGTCGTCCGTCCCTGGTCGAAGAGCGCCCCTCTGGCGACCGCAGGAGGGATTGCAGCATCCGCCTCGCGTTTCTGCCTTGTTTAAAGCGACAGAAATGCAGCAGCGAAAACGCAGAAATGCTGTTCGGCCCTCTTCGCCTCTCTAAAGCACGGAAGCAAATGAAAGTTTCCTGCTGGAATAAAAGGAGCTAATTCGCTTTCACTTCGCTCTTCATCCCTTCAGATCTGAAGCCACCTGGTTGATCCCGCCGAGCCGACGGCACTGATTGATTGGATGGATTCAAGCGCAGGCGCGGACGAGGACGTCCATCTTGATGCCGGTGGGACGGTTTTAATGATGCCTTGTTGGTTTCTACAAAGGGAAGTTGTGCCTTGAATCaagagtgatgaagatgaaggtggtCTGCGGCCGCATTTTAATACACAGCTTTTTCATCTTCTACAAAGCAGCAGTGAAAAGATCTTAACGCGGACGTGGCTCAGGGGAgtcacgtccacgtccacgaaTGTCCCGCAACATTCCTGCTGTGGGACATTTCCCACAAACGCAAAGGGAGATCGATCCAGACGGCCAAGCATAAATAAAGACGTAACAGGAGAGAGGAGTAAGACGCGCGGGGGGAGGGACCTACAGGTGTGTAAGCACTCCGTGACGGTGGTGGCGTCGATCAGGTAGCCCTCGCACAGGCGACATGTGATGTGGGCGTTGATGTGACAGAGCTTTATCTTCCTCGTCAGCATGTCGGGGTTCTGCAGGACAAAAGCAACAGTCAACGATTTAGAACTGGACCATGAAATAagcatgaagtgtgtgtgtgtgtgtgtgtgtgtgtgtgtgtgtgtgtgtgtgtgtgtgtgtgtgtgtgtgtgtgtgtgtgtgtgtgcgcgcgcgctaTACATGTCAGTTAAGCCCTTACAAACTGtgtggctcctcttcctcactaaAGTTAGCATCAAATCTAATCAGCATTTGGACAGTCGGTTGTTGATTTAAGTAATCAATGAAACAGAGACGTGGGAAACGTTCCGGTTCTGTGATATAGCAGCTAAACGTGGTTCAATAATCATCAACGTAACGGCTTGTTAAAACTTCAGCTAGTATTTACATCTGAAAACTCCGTTTCTGACTTACAATGCTCTGTTAGCATGCTGCTAAGCTACAGCGCTAGCATTTTGGGTTCAGGTGAACTCGGTTAGCTTCGCTCATCTTTAGCCTCGCTTGGCGACAGCCGAGCCGAAGGGGAGCAAACAGAAACCAAACACGGAGTCCGGTAAACGTCTAAACGTGAGGCGCCGGCAGGAGGCGTGGCCCTCACCCCTAGCACCGCCATGCGTCCGCTgtgggaggagcagcagccacgtCTCTTCCTGCGCTTGGGCGGCCAGCAGCGTTAGCTCCTCATCGCGGAGAGCCTCTCATTGGAGCCTAGAGAGAGAAGCGAGAGACCGAGACGTTCAGGAGGCTTCCTCTGAGACGATCCTCGAAGCCcgctagcgttagcttagcatcaggcAGGAGCCGGTGTGAAGAGTCTCAGACCGGTCTGATGAAGAAGCAAAAATAACGATTTCAGTAATGAACTTGTGGCTGAGTTAAAGTGCTGGTTATAGTACAAACAAAATGTCTGTCCTTCAACAAGATACTTAACCCCGATAACGGCTGCCAAACgctccgcggggggggggggggggggggtcaaatgcAGAGAATCCAAATACCCCTGAGAGAACCCAACGGggtaaataaagttaaatacaTCTTTGCAGGTCAGACCCGACATAAAGGATGCTCCGACCCTTAACCACAAATTAGCGCAGTTAGCTGGCCGGGATGAAACGTGGCGAGTCCCGCCGAGGACACACACGGCACCGCTGCCTATCAGAGCGCCGTCGCACGCCGCCCGCCGCCTCCTCGGTGACGTGCGCTTGTTGAGGTCAGACAGGTTGAAGAGCCAAACGCGGGCGACTGCCCGGCCTGCTCAGGTAGAAGCGGACCGACTTTGAAGTTTGCCGTCGAGTAGTTATTCAGGCGTGTTAACGTGGAGTCAAGAACGGCTTAAAGAAAGCCGTCAGCGCTGCAGTTCCTCGGTTGGCCACTTGGGGCTCCCGGAGCGAGTCAATCCACCTTCACATTCCTCATTAGACTGACTGCAAAAGGGTGAAAGACAGATACCGAAGTCTCGGGTGAGCGCGCCCGACACCTCCGCTACACGCTACACCTGCCGGCAAGGTATGAATCCTCCGTCACTCGACCTCAGGAAGTTATGGGTGTCCTCCGcaaacggacggacggacggatctACAGCCGTACGTAGAGAACACCTCATCAATAACGACTACCGCTGAAATACGAGTCAACTCAAACACGATATCacatcctcctgggacccagcccgccagctagcatgtcctctgtagtggacaaatgtccacca of the Brachionichthys hirsutus isolate HB-005 chromosome 6, CSIRO-AGI_Bhir_v1, whole genome shotgun sequence genome contains:
- the LOC137894787 gene encoding LOW QUALITY PROTEIN: polycomb group RING finger protein 3 (The sequence of the model RefSeq protein was modified relative to this genomic sequence to represent the inferred CDS: deleted 1 base in 1 codon) gives rise to the protein MAVLGNPDMLTRKIKLCHINAHITCRLCEGYLIDATTVTECLHTFCRSCLVKYLEENNTCPTCRIVIHQSHPLQYIGHDRTMQDIVYKLVPGLQEAEIKKQREFYQKLGMEVPGDIKGELCSVKAHLDQRNGDAKSEETANKEAGEEKPEEDNDYHRSDEQVSICLECNSSKLRGLKRKWIRCSAQATVLHLKKFIAKKLNLTSFNELDILCNEEILGKDHTLKFVVVTRWRFKKSPLLLHYRPKMDLL